A region from the Chloroflexia bacterium SDU3-3 genome encodes:
- a CDS encoding B12-binding domain-containing radical SAM protein: MLRVLLVQLPVPNNAVTNVPLAAGYLKAYAHAMGLLDRAQIDILPRALADEAGDALLVDAIVERAPDVLGLSLYTWNSERSLDVARRAKQRLPGLVVVVGGPEVQRENEWVLGHPGADVWVFGEGEASFAALVERFAARLAGLPALSLDHVAGVAFRGAGGQLVHTPERPALDDLSVVPSPYLLGYLPLEPGGMQMVEISRWCPYACSFCLYGRNMGAKLGSRYFPLERVLAEIRWGKERGAAQVHFIEANLNLVPLFQPLMAALADLNADGQLALYAELRGEHLREDAVAALAQAGLRVAEVGLQTANLDALRAAHRRTDLAKWAAGTRRLYDHGIEVLLDVIVGLPEDDAQGIRQTLDFIAAERLGEYDAFTLQVLPGTAVRRDAQRYQIAHQPLPPYYVLATDRMDYATMRQLRREVKLGAGVDPDAVEGCPEPRRTLAGREGALPATLALPHRSPPAAEQLAYHVDVALRWEDRAEHRALLEAYLRANPSGLLDLYIHADTTPSPAALRAWRDALPFAPGYLDRVAVYLREQPGPGYERIRPRLWLVVPWTEQIEPDDYAGAAQVIWRAEAEGGEAPLGAWRAAGGAGVWVEQATPEQAARWERAGELRVWHGPLPR, encoded by the coding sequence ATGCTGCGTGTGCTGCTGGTGCAGCTTCCCGTGCCGAATAATGCCGTCACCAACGTGCCGCTGGCGGCGGGCTACCTGAAGGCCTACGCCCACGCCATGGGCCTGCTGGATCGCGCCCAGATCGACATCCTGCCCCGCGCCCTGGCCGACGAGGCCGGCGACGCGCTGCTGGTGGATGCGATCGTGGAGCGCGCGCCGGATGTGCTGGGCCTGTCGCTCTACACCTGGAACAGCGAGCGCAGCCTGGATGTGGCCCGCCGCGCCAAGCAGCGCCTGCCCGGCCTGGTGGTGGTGGTGGGCGGGCCAGAGGTACAGCGCGAGAACGAATGGGTGCTGGGCCACCCCGGCGCGGATGTGTGGGTGTTTGGCGAGGGCGAGGCCAGCTTCGCCGCGCTGGTCGAGCGCTTCGCCGCCCGCCTGGCCGGGCTGCCCGCCCTGTCGCTCGACCACGTGGCCGGGGTGGCGTTCCGCGGCGCGGGCGGCCAGCTGGTGCACACGCCCGAGCGCCCCGCGCTCGATGACCTGTCGGTGGTGCCCTCGCCCTACCTGCTGGGCTACCTGCCGCTGGAGCCGGGCGGCATGCAGATGGTCGAGATCTCGCGCTGGTGCCCCTACGCCTGCTCGTTCTGCCTGTATGGCCGCAACATGGGCGCGAAGCTGGGCAGCCGCTACTTCCCGCTGGAGCGCGTGCTGGCCGAGATCCGCTGGGGCAAGGAGCGCGGCGCGGCCCAGGTGCACTTCATCGAGGCCAACCTGAACCTGGTGCCGCTGTTCCAGCCGCTGATGGCCGCGCTGGCCGACCTGAACGCCGACGGCCAGCTGGCGCTCTACGCCGAGCTGCGCGGCGAGCACCTGCGCGAGGACGCCGTGGCGGCGCTGGCCCAGGCCGGGCTGCGCGTGGCCGAGGTGGGCCTGCAGACGGCCAACCTGGATGCCCTGCGCGCCGCCCACCGCCGCACCGATCTGGCCAAGTGGGCCGCAGGCACCCGCCGCCTCTACGATCACGGCATCGAGGTGCTGCTGGATGTGATCGTCGGCCTGCCCGAGGATGACGCCCAGGGCATCCGCCAGACCCTCGACTTTATCGCCGCCGAGCGGCTGGGCGAGTACGATGCCTTCACACTGCAGGTGCTGCCGGGCACCGCCGTGCGCCGCGACGCCCAGCGCTACCAGATCGCCCACCAGCCGCTGCCGCCCTACTACGTGCTGGCCACCGACCGCATGGACTACGCCACCATGCGCCAGCTGCGCCGCGAGGTAAAGCTGGGCGCGGGGGTCGACCCCGATGCGGTGGAGGGCTGCCCCGAGCCGCGCCGCACGCTGGCGGGCCGCGAGGGCGCGCTACCGGCCACCCTAGCGCTGCCCCACCGCAGCCCGCCCGCCGCCGAGCAGCTGGCCTACCACGTGGATGTGGCGCTGCGCTGGGAGGATCGCGCCGAGCACCGCGCCCTGCTGGAGGCCTACCTGCGCGCCAACCCCAGCGGCCTGCTCGACCTCTACATCCACGCCGACACCACACCATCCCCCGCCGCGCTGCGGGCCTGGCGCGACGCGCTGCCCTTCGCGCCGGGCTACCTCGACCGCGTGGCCGTGTACCTGCGCGAGCAGCCAGGCCCCGGCTACGAGCGCATCCGCCCGCGCCTGTGGCTGGTGGTGCCCTGGACCGAGCAGATCGAGCCGGACGACTACGCGGGGGCCGCACAGGTGATCTGGCGTGCGGAGGCCGAGGGCGGCGAGGCCCCGCTGGGCGCGTGGCGGGCGGCGGGCGGCGCGGGCGTGTGGGTCGAGCAGGCCACGCCCGAGCAGGCCGCCCGCTGGGAGCGCGCGGGCGAGCTGCGCGTCTGGCACGGCCCGCTCCCGCGCTGA
- a CDS encoding signal recognition particle protein, with translation MFESLSDRLQTVFQKLGGKGKLTEDDVREAMKQVRIALLEADVNLKTVKEFVSAVTEKAIGEEVTKSLTPDQQVIKIVNQELVTLLGTEHVPLTESKPGPTVLMLVGLQGAGKTTLAAKLALFLRKKNKRPLLVAADIYRPAAITQLESLGKQLNIPVYSEGTQARPAEIAAHALEKAKAEGYNHVIIDTAGRLQIDEPLMVELQEIVDTVQPAERLLVVDAMIGQEAVRVADEFNRRVALSGVVMTKIDGDARGGAALSVRSVTGVPIKFLSTGEKVDTNTLEPFHPDRLASRILGMGDVLSLIERAEQVYDEDQARKMQKKLVKGSFDFEDFLNSMQQMRKLGPLQDILKMIPGMGKLGNIDEMISEREMKRLEAMIFSMTMEERRNPDIIKGRRRERIAKGSGTQVQDVIALVKQFKEMQRMMKQMGQGGKGGRGGRGGGIDPRDLMRRLR, from the coding sequence ATGTTTGAAAGCCTTTCCGACCGTCTCCAGACGGTCTTCCAAAAACTAGGCGGCAAAGGCAAGCTGACCGAGGACGATGTCCGCGAGGCCATGAAGCAGGTGCGCATCGCCCTGCTTGAGGCCGACGTGAACCTCAAGACGGTCAAGGAATTTGTCAGCGCGGTGACCGAGAAGGCGATCGGCGAGGAGGTCACCAAAAGCCTCACCCCCGATCAGCAGGTCATCAAGATCGTCAACCAGGAGCTGGTCACGCTGCTGGGCACCGAGCACGTTCCCCTGACGGAGAGCAAGCCCGGCCCCACCGTGCTGATGCTGGTTGGCCTTCAGGGCGCTGGAAAGACCACACTTGCCGCCAAGCTGGCGCTGTTTCTCCGCAAGAAGAACAAGCGCCCGCTGCTGGTTGCCGCCGACATCTACCGCCCAGCCGCGATCACGCAGCTGGAGTCGCTGGGCAAGCAGCTCAACATCCCGGTCTACTCGGAGGGAACCCAGGCCCGCCCGGCGGAGATCGCCGCGCACGCGCTTGAGAAAGCCAAGGCCGAGGGCTACAACCACGTGATCATCGACACCGCCGGTCGCCTTCAGATCGACGAGCCGCTGATGGTGGAGCTTCAGGAGATCGTGGATACCGTCCAACCGGCGGAGCGCCTGCTCGTGGTCGACGCCATGATCGGCCAGGAGGCCGTGCGCGTGGCCGATGAGTTCAACCGCCGCGTAGCGCTCTCGGGCGTGGTGATGACCAAGATCGACGGCGATGCCCGCGGTGGCGCGGCGCTCTCGGTCCGATCCGTCACCGGCGTGCCGATCAAGTTCCTCAGCACCGGCGAGAAGGTCGACACCAACACGCTGGAGCCGTTCCACCCCGACCGTCTGGCTTCCCGCATCCTCGGCATGGGCGATGTGCTCTCGCTTATCGAGCGCGCCGAGCAGGTGTACGACGAAGACCAGGCGCGCAAGATGCAGAAGAAGCTGGTCAAAGGCTCCTTCGACTTTGAGGATTTCCTCAATTCAATGCAGCAGATGCGCAAGCTCGGGCCGCTTCAGGACATCCTGAAGATGATCCCGGGCATGGGGAAGCTTGGCAACATCGACGAGATGATCAGCGAGCGCGAGATGAAGCGGCTCGAAGCGATGATCTTCTCGATGACCATGGAGGAGCGCCGCAACCCCGACATCATCAAGGGGCGGCGGCGAGAGCGGATCGCCAAGGGCAGCGGCACCCAGGTGCAGGATGTCATCGCGCTGGTCAAGCAGTTCAAAGAGATGCAGCGCATGATGAAGCAGATGGGGCAGGGCGGCAAAGGCGGCCGAGGTGGCCGGGGTGGCGGCATCGATCCGCGCGATCTGATGCGGCGGCTTCGCTAG
- the rpsP gene encoding 30S ribosomal protein S16, which produces MVRIRLRRQGKTKQPSYRVVVADSRSPRDGKFIEVIGHYNPVRQPKELVIKDDRARYWLSVGAQPSDTVTYLLKKVNVLDEAGTVVPAPAEA; this is translated from the coding sequence ATGGTTCGCATTCGTCTACGCCGCCAGGGCAAGACCAAACAGCCGAGCTACCGTGTGGTGGTAGCCGATTCGCGCTCGCCTCGCGATGGCAAGTTCATCGAGGTGATCGGCCACTACAACCCGGTCCGCCAGCCCAAAGAGCTGGTGATCAAGGACGACCGCGCTCGCTACTGGCTGAGCGTCGGCGCGCAGCCCTCGGACACCGTCACCTATCTGCTGAAGAAGGTGAACGTGCTGGACGAGGCTGGCACCGTGGTGCCCGCTCCCGCCGAGGCCTAG
- a CDS encoding KH domain-containing protein, producing MKALLEYMAQNLVDTPELVQVKERAGRYTITYELKVGPDETGKIIGRNGRVAKAIRDIMSVAAARQHKRVHVDIE from the coding sequence ATGAAAGCACTGCTCGAGTATATGGCGCAGAACCTGGTCGACACCCCCGAGCTTGTCCAGGTGAAGGAGCGCGCAGGCCGCTATACGATCACCTACGAGCTGAAGGTAGGGCCAGACGAGACTGGCAAAATTATTGGGCGCAACGGCCGTGTGGCCAAGGCGATCCGCGACATCATGAGCGTCGCGGCGGCCCGCCAGCACAAGCGCGTCCACGTCGATATTGAATGA
- the rimM gene encoding 16S rRNA processing protein RimM, whose protein sequence is MTEHIPTPEEVLLVGEIVAAFGIRGQLKVRSLTDNVAHLRRKIKTVYVGPKLKPYQIKEVFEHKPGLLVFTFEGIATRTDAEGLRGSEVFILESQAVPLAKDEYFIHDLYGMQVLLEGGELLGTVREVLQTGANDVLVVQREQQPEALIPIIHEVIVEMDPAQKRMVIRLIPGLLGD, encoded by the coding sequence ATGACAGAGCATATTCCCACCCCCGAGGAAGTTCTCCTCGTTGGCGAGATCGTCGCGGCGTTCGGTATCCGCGGGCAGCTGAAAGTGCGCTCGCTTACCGACAACGTCGCGCATCTGCGCCGCAAGATCAAGACCGTCTACGTCGGCCCGAAGCTCAAGCCCTACCAGATCAAAGAGGTGTTTGAGCACAAGCCGGGCCTGCTGGTGTTTACGTTCGAGGGCATCGCCACCCGCACCGATGCCGAGGGCCTGCGCGGCAGCGAGGTGTTCATCCTTGAGTCGCAGGCGGTGCCGCTGGCCAAGGATGAGTACTTCATCCACGACCTCTACGGCATGCAGGTGCTGCTGGAGGGCGGCGAGCTGCTGGGCACCGTGCGCGAGGTGCTGCAGACTGGCGCAAACGATGTGCTGGTGGTGCAGCGCGAGCAGCAGCCCGAGGCGCTGATCCCGATCATCCACGAGGTGATCGTGGAGATGGACCCGGCGCAGAAGCGCATGGTCATCCGCCTGATCCCAGGCCTGCTGGGCGACTAG
- a CDS encoding phosphatidylserine decarboxylase has protein sequence MAEETAVTPPKTSLPGIDAAATPLIGLGLGLTGIALGLRPKLAAYPLALTALAAILFRDPRRRTPVEDAALFAPADGLVVAIDELYEHRFLHTDALRLRIRIAPLDVPVVRSPAAGTLRYVEHTPGEPHALWERSEPAQAEQLQLGIEAEWGPLLLMLQAGPLTPEIAHQLELGARLGAGARLATMRFGANVDLLLPADVIHDLPILGARLRAGVTRMGAFGGALR, from the coding sequence ATGGCAGAGGAAACGGCAGTCACACCACCAAAAACAAGCCTGCCCGGCATCGACGCAGCAGCCACCCCGCTGATCGGCCTTGGCCTTGGCCTGACCGGAATCGCGCTGGGGCTGCGGCCCAAGCTGGCGGCCTACCCCCTGGCGCTGACCGCGCTGGCTGCCATCCTCTTTCGCGACCCGAGGCGCCGCACCCCGGTGGAGGATGCCGCGCTCTTCGCCCCTGCCGATGGCCTGGTGGTGGCAATCGACGAGCTGTACGAGCACCGCTTTCTGCACACCGACGCGCTGCGCCTGCGCATCCGGATCGCGCCGCTGGATGTGCCGGTGGTGCGCAGCCCAGCGGCGGGCACGCTGCGCTATGTGGAGCACACCCCCGGCGAGCCGCACGCGCTCTGGGAGCGCAGCGAGCCTGCCCAGGCCGAGCAGCTGCAGCTGGGGATCGAGGCCGAGTGGGGGCCGCTGCTGCTGATGCTGCAGGCCGGGCCGCTGACCCCCGAGATCGCCCACCAGCTTGAGCTAGGTGCACGCTTGGGCGCGGGCGCTCGCCTGGCCACCATGCGCTTTGGCGCAAATGTGGATCTGCTGCTCCCCGCCGATGTCATCCACGATCTGCCTATCCTGGGCGCACGGCTGCGCGCCGGGGTCACGCGCATGGGCGCGTTTGGTGGCGCGCTGCGCTGA
- a CDS encoding citrate synthase (catalyzes the formation of citrate from acetyl-CoA and oxaloacetate), protein MSKGLEGVVAASTAISFIDGQNGRLFYRGLEINELAENSTFEETTALLWYGKLPTKSQLESFERKFRANRQIPNEVLAMMMAFPKQTSAMEVLRTAVSALSAHDPLEEDNSLEANVQKSIRLTASMPTIVAAWDRIRNGLWPVPPSTELSHAANFLYMLSGKEPDPKAAEVLDTCLILHADHGLNASTFAARITASTLSDLHSAIVSAIGTLKGPLHGGANEQVMRMLLEIGSVDRADQWTRGALAAKKKIMGFGHRVYKADDPRAMWLQRLAEELAQSSGNTKWYEISERVRAIVQDSKPLPVNVDFYSASVYYTLGIPIDLFTPIFAISRTSGWTAHVYEQYSDNRLIRPESEYIGPMNVPYLPISDRK, encoded by the coding sequence ATGAGCAAAGGACTTGAGGGCGTCGTCGCAGCTTCGACGGCGATAAGCTTCATCGACGGACAGAACGGTCGCCTGTTTTACCGCGGTCTAGAGATCAACGAGCTTGCTGAGAACTCCACATTCGAGGAGACGACCGCCCTGCTCTGGTACGGCAAGCTGCCGACCAAGAGCCAGCTGGAGAGCTTCGAGCGCAAGTTCCGGGCAAACCGCCAGATCCCCAACGAGGTTCTGGCGATGATGATGGCTTTCCCCAAGCAGACCAGCGCCATGGAGGTGCTGCGCACCGCCGTCTCGGCGCTCTCGGCCCACGACCCGCTGGAAGAGGACAACTCGCTTGAGGCGAATGTCCAGAAGTCCATCCGCCTCACCGCCAGCATGCCCACCATTGTGGCGGCCTGGGATCGCATCCGCAACGGCCTCTGGCCCGTGCCGCCCAGCACCGAGCTGAGCCACGCCGCCAACTTCCTGTACATGCTCTCGGGCAAAGAGCCGGACCCCAAGGCCGCCGAGGTGCTCGATACCTGCCTCATCCTCCACGCCGACCACGGCCTGAACGCCTCGACCTTCGCCGCTCGCATTACGGCATCCACCCTCTCCGATCTGCACTCGGCGATCGTGTCGGCGATCGGCACGCTCAAGGGGCCGCTGCACGGCGGCGCGAACGAGCAGGTGATGCGCATGCTGCTGGAGATCGGCTCGGTCGACCGCGCCGACCAGTGGACGCGGGGCGCGCTGGCCGCCAAGAAGAAGATCATGGGCTTCGGCCACCGCGTCTACAAGGCCGATGACCCGCGCGCCATGTGGCTGCAGCGCCTCGCAGAGGAGCTGGCGCAGTCCTCGGGCAACACCAAGTGGTACGAGATCTCCGAGCGGGTGCGCGCGATCGTGCAGGACTCGAAGCCGCTGCCGGTGAACGTCGACTTCTACTCGGCCTCGGTCTACTACACGCTGGGCATTCCGATCGACCTGTTCACGCCGATCTTCGCGATCAGCCGCACCTCGGGCTGGACCGCCCATGTGTACGAGCAGTACAGCGACAACCGCCTCATCCGCCCCGAGTCGGAGTACATCGGGCCGATGAACGTGCCGTATCTGCCGATCAGCGACCGCAAGTAG
- a CDS encoding glycosyltransferase has protein sequence MNEPLGISLVCTVRDEADNIAALLDSMLAQSCLPDEIVVNDCGSRDATAEIVQGYVARHPRVRLVRGGTNIPSGRNNAIRHARHPVVACTDAGLTLERDWLEQIVAPILADQADVVGGFFKPAPTTLFETALGATNYRDAEEVDAATFLPFGQSVAFRRQAWERVGGYPEWASHCEDLLFDFALKREGFRFAFVPQALVHFRPRESMRAFARQYFLYARGDGLANLWPRRYVLRYGAYLAGLALLALAPRRPWLLGLLGLGAAGYCRAPARRLLRRAPELGPGQRAAALALIPCIRVVGDLAKMAGYPVGVWRRLRR, from the coding sequence ATGAACGAACCGCTAGGCATCTCGCTGGTGTGCACCGTGCGCGATGAGGCCGACAATATCGCCGCGCTGCTCGACTCGATGCTGGCGCAGAGCTGCCTTCCCGATGAGATCGTGGTGAACGACTGCGGCAGCCGCGACGCCACCGCTGAGATCGTGCAGGGCTATGTGGCGCGGCACCCGCGCGTGCGGCTGGTGCGCGGCGGCACCAACATCCCCTCGGGTCGCAACAACGCCATCCGCCACGCCCGCCACCCGGTGGTGGCCTGCACCGACGCAGGCCTCACGCTAGAGCGCGACTGGCTTGAGCAGATCGTGGCCCCCATCCTGGCCGATCAGGCCGATGTGGTGGGCGGCTTCTTCAAGCCCGCGCCCACCACGCTGTTCGAGACGGCGCTGGGCGCGACCAACTACCGCGATGCGGAAGAGGTCGATGCGGCGACCTTTCTGCCCTTCGGCCAGTCGGTGGCGTTCCGACGCCAGGCCTGGGAGCGCGTGGGCGGCTACCCCGAGTGGGCCAGCCACTGCGAGGATCTGCTGTTCGACTTCGCGCTCAAGCGCGAGGGCTTCCGCTTCGCGTTCGTGCCGCAGGCGCTGGTCCACTTCCGCCCGCGCGAGTCGATGCGGGCGTTTGCGCGCCAGTATTTCCTCTACGCGCGGGGCGATGGGCTGGCCAACCTATGGCCGCGCCGCTATGTGCTGCGCTATGGCGCGTACCTGGCCGGGCTGGCGCTGCTGGCGCTCGCGCCCCGGCGGCCCTGGCTGCTGGGGCTGCTGGGCCTGGGCGCGGCGGGCTACTGCCGCGCGCCCGCCCGCCGCCTGCTGCGCCGCGCGCCCGAGCTGGGGCCAGGGCAGCGCGCCGCAGCCCTGGCGCTTATCCCGTGCATCCGCGTGGTGGGCGATCTGGCCAAGATGGCGGGCTACCCCGTGGGCGTCTGGCGGCGGCTGCGTCGATAA